The nucleotide window GAAGACGGATAGCCTCTTCGACGAGGATCTCCGTATCGGGGCGCGGTATGAGGACATCAGGCGTCACACAAAACGAATGTCCCATGAATTCTTTCTCGCCGAGAATATAAGCAACAGGCATACGCTGTACGCGCGCTTTGACCATCTGTCGGTACGATGCCAATTCTTCTTCCACGAGCGGTCTGTCGAAATTGACATAGAGATGGATACGGTCACATTTCAAGATATGCGAAAGCAGTACTTCCGCATCAAGACGCGGAGTATCCACGCCTTTTTCTTCGAAGTACTGCTTTGTCCAGTTTAGAATTTTTCCGATCGTCCAAACTTCTTTTCTGTCTGTCATCTTATTCTACCTGCTTTAATCGTTCCGCTTGATCTGCGGTGATAAGTCCGTTGATAAGTTCATCAAGATCGCCGCTGAGGACCATCTCCAGCTTATGGAGCGTCAGACCGATACGGTGGTCGGTCACACGACCCTGCGGGAAATTGTACGTGCGGATACGTTCACTGCGGTCGCCCGTACCGACTTGGCTTTTGCGGTCTGCGGCGACGGCTGCATTCTGCTCGGCCTGTGCCATCTCAAGGACCTTGGCACGAAGCACGCGCATCGCTTTTTCACGGTTTTTGAGCTGGGATTTTTCGTCCTGACATTGGACGACGATACCCGTCGGCAAGTGCGTGATACGGACTGCCGATTCTGTTCTGTTGACGTACTGACCGCCTGCGCCCGATGCACAGTACGTGTCGATACGAAGATCGTTCTGATTGATGTCGATCTCGACTTCTTCTGCCTCGGGAAGTACGGCTACCGTTACGGTCGAAGTATGGATACGACCGCCCGATTCGGTGGCAGGTACACGCTGTACGCGATGGACACCGCTTTCGTACTTCAGCTTGCTGTACGCGCCGTAGCCGTCGACTTCGAACGCGACCTCTTTCATACCGCCGAGTTCTGTGACGTTGCTGCTGAGGATATCGGTCTTCCAGCCTTGTGCCTCGGCATAACGCGTATACATACGGAACAGCTCCATCGAAAAGAGTGCCGCTTCGTCACCGCCCGCCCCGCCGCGGATCTCTACGATAACGCTCTTGTCATCGTTCGGGTCCTTCGGCAAAAGCAGGATAGGAAGCTCGGCGTCGATCTCCTCGCGACGAGCGCGAAGCTCACTGAGCTCTGCTTCGACCATCTTGCGGAACTCGTCATCGTCGATACCTTCGGTGAGCATCTCCTGTGCTTCTTCGATACCGCTGATGACTTCTTTGTACTCGCGGATCGTCGTCACGAGCGTCGTCAGCGATGCGTGTTCCTGCGTATATTTGCGCCAGAGCGGTACATCACAGATAACGGACGGGTCGGACAGGAGCGATTCGAGCTGCATATATTTTTCTTCGATTGCTTGCAGTTTACTGAGCAACGTTCGTTCCTCCTCTTACGCTTCCTTCACATTTTCACGGTCGGGACGGACTTCGTTAAGCGCGCGGATAGCCACTTCGATCTGATCGT belongs to Selenomonadales bacterium and includes:
- a CDS encoding peptide chain release factor N(5)-glutamine methyltransferase, with protein sequence MTDRKEVWTIGKILNWTKQYFEEKGVDTPRLDAEVLLSHILKCDRIHLYVNFDRPLVEEELASYRQMVKARVQRMPVAYILGEKEFMGHSFCVTPDVLIPRPDTEILVEEAIRLLAEKESPRIVDIGTGSGAILLSVLLGIEGSTGVAVDLSPNALAVAKSNGDRLGLAGRADFRLGDLY
- the prfA gene encoding peptide chain release factor 1, yielding MLSKLQAIEEKYMQLESLLSDPSVICDVPLWRKYTQEHASLTTLVTTIREYKEVISGIEEAQEMLTEGIDDDEFRKMVEAELSELRARREEIDAELPILLLPKDPNDDKSVIVEIRGGAGGDEAALFSMELFRMYTRYAEAQGWKTDILSSNVTELGGMKEVAFEVDGYGAYSKLKYESGVHRVQRVPATESGGRIHTSTVTVAVLPEAEEVEIDINQNDLRIDTYCASGAGGQYVNRTESAVRITHLPTGIVVQCQDEKSQLKNREKAMRVLRAKVLEMAQAEQNAAVAADRKSQVGTGDRSERIRTYNFPQGRVTDHRIGLTLHKLEMVLSGDLDELINGLITADQAERLKQVE